ATCCTCCGCATTCCTCTTGCTTCCTTGTTCCTGTTGTTCCAAGCCGTTGAAACCAGTCATGTCTTCTGACGTCCGAGATGAAGAAATCGAGATTCTTGCCTCCGGATATGACGGCGGCATCAGTGATACTGATTCAGAGGCGAGTACAGTAGTTGCAGCCAGAAGCACCACTTCTGACCAACGCATCCAGACTAACAACGAAGAAGCTCAATTCGGAAAAACCTTGACCGGATGTTCTGTGTGTGACATGGGCTTCGACGGCCACCAGGTCATTCTGGATTCCAACGAGAACCATCCTACAGTCGAGCGTGTCGAAGAGTTGGAGCGGCAAATGCAAAATATTGAGAAGCTAGTGCCAACGGCGGAAAAAAGGGGGAATCAAAGCATGCAAATAATAACCTCTATGAGCTcattttcttcctcgttttttcttcttcgttttCTTGTTGTGACTCTTGCCGTTATTCTGCTCGGGTTGTCTGGACGGCTCGTCCTGGATATGGGTGTCCTCCAGATCTCCCGCTCTGTCTTGAATCTCCTCTCCCGacacctccccatccccagttGGACTCTTTTTATTTTGAGAATGGTCGGCTTCCCATTTCCTCGGCTTCCCAGGGGCAACTGTACGACTCGCTAATGCCATTTCCTAACCAATTTAATATCAACTTCCACCCACGTCCTGCACCCAGTGTGGCTAACAGACTCCCCAGAATCAGACACTTACCATGCCTGATCCTTGGTTGGCCAGCCTATCCCACGTAAAAGCACAGACTCGTCTTATGAAGCGTCCAAGAGCCACACAGCCGAATCCACAAACCAGCTAAAACACGATGGTCAGCATTAAAGATCACAATACCTCAGCTctcgaagaaaaagaaacatagCAAAACAATAATAAAGGAGAATGACCTCACCGGAATCAAGAACACGAAATCGTCAGGCGAAAACCGTGATATGTGGTCGTGTATGAAGGGAGCCAGAAACACGCAGAGACCGGACAACTCGCTAAACAAGATTCGAAGGAAGTAAATCAGGTTTTGGACAAAAAGAACTATAAGAGAGGAAATGAGGACAATGACAAGTACAGAAACGAGGATACCACGGCACTGGTCTCTAGTCGTGGGTTTTAGTCTTGATTGTATATTTCTGCCAGCCTTGGAGAGCATTTTGCGTATCTGTCGGCGGAGGGTTGAGCGGAATGGGTTTTTTGGCTTCTTCATTTTTGCGAGTTTTGCAATGCTGAGAGTGTTGGTAGGAAAGAGGCATGGGGTGAATATGAaagtggaaggagcgatgaaGAGGGGGTAAACAGAAAAGTAGAGGCATGATACAACTGGATAAAGTGCTTCTCTTGtctcggcgacgacgacataAGTGTGTGAATGACTTTATCCAATGGGTGATCTATCAAAGGATGTATCTGGGTTGTGAAGATGATCCAGATCATGGTCAAAGAACAAATGGAGGTTGTTATAATATTCTAGCCCTAAGGTAAATGAATGTCTGCAGGTACAAGGTGAATACTGCATTCGAAGTGGCACCTAAAGAGAATACCACTCTCCAATACATCTACCTAATAATTTTTGCTAAAACAGCTTATCCATTTATGGATGATTTTACATTGTTCGTTGACGACATCcaatattatagataagtCAACAAGCTTAGCTACAGAAACAATCAACAAGCAACCTAATCAAGGATATAATAGCCACCATgaattccttctccttgtgTGTATCCAGACTTGACACTCGCAGCTTCTAACAGGCCTTCCTTGGACACGAACAAAAGCCAATATAAGCCGTGCCTTCAGGCCAAATACCCAGCCACAAAAGCGGCAGCTGCGCCAGCCGCTTTCCCCCCGGAACTTAAAGACCTCGCGCCTCCAAGATATGGAGGCGACGGAGAAGCCGGGTTTGACGGGTAAATAATGTTGGATGAAACAGGcacagaagacgaggaacccACAGGGGCTGAAGACGGTATTATCGGTGTTGATGTGGGAAGAGTCACCACGGGGCCGGAGGGACTGATGGGGCCGTTTGTTGGAGTGGCATTTTCACCTGTTGTTGGGATGGTCGTGCTAGTTGAGCCACCACCAACTGAAGGGATGGAGATTGGAACGCCAGCGCTGGAGCATTCGGTCACCACAACGTTGGAGACGGCTGTTGGGGTCGTTAGCATGGATGGAAATGTGGGCAAGATGTATGCCGAATTCAACTGAATGATGAGAGGCTTAAGACTAACACGACTGGTCTTGCTCATTGCAAGCTTGTTGGACACAGGGAGTCACCTCAGTTACAAGGACGGGTTGTCGACAGTGACAAGCAAAGTCAGTCA
Above is a window of Aspergillus puulaauensis MK2 DNA, chromosome 2, nearly complete sequence DNA encoding:
- a CDS encoding uncharacterized protein (TransMembrane:2 (i124-145o165-183i)), with protein sequence MSSDVRDEEIEILASGYDGGISDTDSEASTVVAARSTTSDQRIQTNNEEAQFGKTLTGCSVCDMGFDGHQVILDSNENHPTVERVEELERQMQNIEKLVPTAEKRGNQSMQIITSMSSFSSSFFLLRFLVVTLAVILLGLSGRLVLDMGVLQISRSVLNLLSRHLPIPSWTLFILRMVGFPFPRLPRGNCTTR
- a CDS encoding uncharacterized protein (TransMembrane:1 (o34-53i)), producing MLDETGTEDEEPTGAEDGIIGVDVGRVTTGPEGLMGPFVGVAFSPVVGMVVLVEPPPTEGMEIGTPALEHSVTTTLETAVGVVSMDGNVGKMYAEFN